A segment of the Vibrio sp. YMD68 genome:
TTCATGCCCTGGCAGTCGGTTCACGTTCAACCAATTCTTTTGAGCGATTGGACGATATTATTGATGCCGGCATTCTCCCTAAAGGTCGAGCACAAGATCTTCGAGATGCAATGGAGTTCATTTCCATGGTACGCATTCGTCACCAAGCCATTGACGTAGAAAACGAAATTGAGCCAGATAATAATATCGAGCCAGAAAACTTGTCCGATTTTGAGCGCCGCAATTTAAAAGACGCCTTTCAGATTTTGAGTAACGCACAAAACTTTTTGAAATTCCGTTACCAAGCTAGCAGCAGTTTCAAATAGGACCCTGGCATGAATAGTTTTATACGCAAACCAGCCGTAGATTGGGCTTTAAAGTTTAAAAAGCATCTTGCTATGGCAAAGCACCCTGTCCTGACTCATTTTTATCAGCAGTCTATTCCTGATGCGACCACGCCCATTGGTGACATCGAATTTCTAGCTGTTGATTTTGAAACCACCGGGTTAGATCCAAAAAAAGACGATATCATTACCGTGGGAGTCGTTCCGTTCACTCTCAATCGAATCTATCTGAATCGAGCCCAACACTGGACCGTCAGACCAAGAAAACAGTTGAGCGAAGAATCTGTGGTGATCCATGGAATAACCCACAGTGACATCATCGACGCACCCGATTTAACCGAGGTTATTGAAGAAATCTTAGCGTGCCTTTCTGGCCGTATTCTGGTTGTTCATTACCATCGTATTGAACGAGAGTTTTTAGATCGAGCTCTACGTGCTCGGTTTGAGGAAGGAATTGAGTTCCCGGTTGTCGATACCATGCAAATAGAAAGTCGCATCCAAGCGCAATGGGCTGGAGGGTTCTGGAACAGACTCAAAGGGAAAAAACCACAATCTGTCAGGCTTGGGCAAAGTCGTATTCGTTACCACCTGCCCACTTACACTCCGCATCATGCCCTTACTGATGCCATCGCCACAGCCGAGCTGCTACAAGCACAAATTTCATACCACTACGATCCTAATCAGCCTATACGAGATTTTTGGATCTAAGCTTTACCCTGCTATTCCAATTAAGAGTACTCACCTATTCGGTTAACCATTCTCTCGCAATATGTTCAGATAAAAAAAACTCTAGCGGCATGGCTAGAGTTTTTGATCGTGCGTCGATTATCTTAGTGCTCGTTGATTAACGTTTTTCTGTGCGCATACCCATTAATAGACTTACACACATCAGAAGCAATATAAATACAAATGGTAATGCGGTTGAAATGGCTCCGGCTTGAAGCGCTTCAATCGCTTGAGTACCACCGATCCAGAGTAATGCGACGGCAATGGCCCCTTCCATAAAGGCCCAAAAGACACGTTGTAGTACCGGTGCGTCTATTTTTCCGCCTGAAGTAATGCTGTCGATAACCAATGAACCGGAGTCTGAAGACGTAATAAAGAATACAAGAACCAGAACAACGGCCACAATAGAAAGCAAAGAACCAAGCGGCAGTAAATCGAACATCTGGAACATCGCCAGAGACACGTCCGTCAATCCATTTACACCGAGTTCACCTACGCCATTCTTAACTTGATCAATCGCCATTCCACCGAATGTAGACATCCACAGTA
Coding sequences within it:
- a CDS encoding 3'-5' exonuclease, giving the protein MNSFIRKPAVDWALKFKKHLAMAKHPVLTHFYQQSIPDATTPIGDIEFLAVDFETTGLDPKKDDIITVGVVPFTLNRIYLNRAQHWTVRPRKQLSEESVVIHGITHSDIIDAPDLTEVIEEILACLSGRILVVHYHRIEREFLDRALRARFEEGIEFPVVDTMQIESRIQAQWAGGFWNRLKGKKPQSVRLGQSRIRYHLPTYTPHHALTDAIATAELLQAQISYHYDPNQPIRDFWI